In Hemicordylus capensis ecotype Gifberg chromosome 3, rHemCap1.1.pri, whole genome shotgun sequence, one DNA window encodes the following:
- the ADO gene encoding 2-aminoethanethiol dioxygenase produces MPRDNMASLIQRVARQARLTFRPPGGGKHSGGASGPRFAEDLHRLQELLNEVRAEDLRLAPRGPSAVPGPVQPPASYMHICETESFSMGVFVLRAGACIPLHDHPGMNGLLKVLYGTLRIACFDTPLATVEEDDGGGGGGAAGDSASGSAASQKQARSGPQRRHRALLRSHQLYTPASPPCLLSPHTDNLHQIHAVGGPAAFLDILAPPYDPEHGRDCHYYRLLDGQSLPPSPGDHQGLPKEVWLLETPQAADFWCGGEPYPGPQVSP; encoded by the coding sequence ATGCCCCGCGATAACATGGCCTCCCTGATCCAGCGGGTGGCCCGGCAGGCCCGCCTCACGTTCCGCCCGCCGGGCGGTGGCAAGCACAGCGGCGGAGCCAGTGGGCCGCGCTTCGCGGAGGACCTCCAccgcctgcaggagctgctgaaCGAGGTGCGGGCCGAGGACCTGCGCTTGGCTCCGCGGGGCCCGTCGGCGGTGCCGGGTCCGGTGCAGCCCCCCGCGAGCTACATGCACATCTGCGAGACGGAGAGCTTCAGCATGGGCGTCTTCGTGCTGCGCGCGGGCGCCTGCATCCCGCTCCACGACCACCCGGGCATGAACGGGCTGCTCAAGGTGCTCTACGGCACGCTGCGCATCGCCTGCTTCGACACTCCCCTCGCCACTGTCGAGGAGGacgatggaggaggaggaggaggagcagcgggcGACAGCGCCTCCGGCTCGGCGGCGTCGCAGAAGCAGGCGCGCTCCGGCCCGCAGCGGCGGCATCGCGCCCTCCTGCGCTCGCACCAGCTCTACACGCCTGCCTCGCCTCCCTGCCTCCTCTCGCCGCACACAGATAACCTGCACCAGATTCACGCTGTGGGCGGACCCGCCGCTTTCCTCGACATCCTGGCGCCTCCCTACGACCCCGAGCATGGACGGGACTGCCACTATTACCGCTTACTGGATGGCCAGAGCCTGCCCCCGTCGCCGGGCGACCACCAGGGCCTGCCCAAGGAGGTGTGGCTGCTCGAGACTCCCCAGGCGGCCGACTTCTGGTGCGGGGGCGAGCCCTATCCAGGCCCGCAGGTGTCCCCTTGA